Proteins encoded within one genomic window of Theobroma cacao cultivar B97-61/B2 chromosome 7, Criollo_cocoa_genome_V2, whole genome shotgun sequence:
- the LOC18593568 gene encoding uncharacterized protein LOC18593568 codes for MGSKNRNLALGLFAFAVFLISGVKSWTGEIHGRVVCDVCADSSIGPEDHVLEGAEVAVLCITKSGEVVNYQAFTNTKGIYTVAETMPESDRWDACLARPISSFHDHCNHLGEGSTGVKFTYNRPSGHFHTVRPFVYRPTSAPTYCI; via the exons ATGGGATCAAAGAACAGGAATCTGGCTCTGGGTTTGTTTGCCTTCGCTGTGTTCTTAATCTCAGGTGTCAAATCCTGGACTGGTGAGATTCATGGTAGAGTTGTCTGTGATGTTTGTGCCGATTCTTCAATTGGACCTGAAGATCATGTTTTAGAAG GCGCTGAGGTTGCTGTTCTTTGCATTACAAAATCTGGGGAAGTAGTAAACTATCAAGCTTTCACAAATACAAAGGGGATCTACACTGTGGCTGAAACAATGCCCGAGAGTGACCGTTGGGATGCATGCTTAGCACGACCCATCAGTAGTTTCCATGACCACTGCAACCATCTTGGGGAGGGCAGCACCGGAGTCAAGTTCACCTACAATCGTCCGTCAGGTCATTTTCACACTGTCAGACCTTTCGTTTATCGACCCACCAGCGCTCCGACCTACTGCATATAA
- the LOC18593569 gene encoding zinc finger BED domain-containing protein RICESLEEPER 2 isoform X1, translating to MSLTAHFIDNDWKLNKKMLNFFRVSSCRGDANGKAILMCLRDWGIDKVFTITVDNASTNDDAISFLKNRFNLFGMGILRGKYLHLKCISDIINLIVSDVLNEFNDLVARVRGAVIYVRQSSSSLQKFKECVEIQEIQSKNFLCLDVSTKWNSTYLMLDVAQKFERAFERFEDEDPFYKDELLLGDGVPDSNDWVNVRRLVLFLQPFYELPFKVAGSFCVTSNIFLGEICEVYRLLRNWQSSSDAEFSTMAKRMKEKYDKYWGNVGKMNVLLYVAVVLDPRNKLDFVEFCFTVMYAEEEAEVMTKEVKEAVFELLYDYKRMMELSQSKQVSDRSQMSQKTQAFGDTNLLQKKKRGLSSDFKKYRESRCTEQKTDLDKYLSQELVDDEDDDDDEFNILDWWKSNSRKFPVLSHLAHDVLAIPISTATSKSAFNTGRCELDAYRGSLTSKVVQSLVCARDWLRRPSHLNPTYFEEEMEEIDKLDLEFSKIELESALD from the exons ATGTCTCTCACAGCACACTTTATAGACAATGATTggaaattaaacaaaaaaatgttgAACTTTTTTCGGGTTTCTAGTTGCAGAGGTGATGCTAATGGGAAGGCAATTTTGATGTGTTTGCGAGATTGGGGAATTGATAAGGTTTTCACTATCACAGTTGACAATGCTAGTACAAATGATGATGCAATATCTTTCTTGAAGAATAGATTCAACCTATTTGGAATGGGTATTCTACGAGGCAAATATCTTCATTTGAAATGCATTTCAGACAttatcaatttaattgttagTGATGTGTTAAACGAATTTAATGATTTAGTTGCTCGTGTTAGGGGGGCAGTAATATATGTCAGACAATCATCATCTAGCTTGCAAAAATTTAAAGAGTGTGTTGAGATACAAGAGATTCAATCCAAGAATTTCTTGTGCTTAGATGTTAGCACCAAGTGGAATTCCACTTACTTGATGTTGGATGTAGCTCAAAAATTTGAAAGGGCTTTTGAGAGGTTTGAAGATGAGGATCCTTTTTATAAAGATGAGCTTTTGTTGGGAGATGGGGTGCCTGATAGTAATGATTGGGTAAATGTTAGGAGGTTAGTCCTTTTCTTGCAACCTTTCTATGAACTCCCTTTTAAAGTTGCGGGTTCATTTTGTGTCACTTCTAACATTTTCTTGGGGGAAATTTGTGAAGTTTATCGTCTTTTGCGAAATTGGCAGTCAAGTAGTGATGCTGAATTCAGTACAATGGCCAAAAGAATGAAGGAAAAGTATGATAAGTATTGGGGGAATGTGGGAAAAATGAATGTGTTGCTTTATGTTGCTGTTGTTCTTGACCCTCGGAATAAACTTGACTTTGTGGAATTTTGTTTTACAGTGATGTATGCAGAAGAGGAAGCTGAAGTGATGACCAAAGAAGTCAAGGAAGCAGTCTTTGAGTTATTATATGATTACAAGAGAATGATGGAACTCTCGCAATCTAAGCAAGTGAGTGATAGAAGCCAAATGAGCCAAAAAacacaagcctttggtgacaCTAACCTActtcagaaaaagaaaaggggttTGAGCTCAGATTTCAAAAAGTATAGGGAAAGTCGATGCACGGAACAAAAAACGGACCTGGATAAGTATTTGAGTCAAGAGCTTgttgatgatgaagatgatgatgatgatgaattcaatATTCTGGATTGGTGGAAATCAAATAGTCGTAAATTTCCCGTCCTTTCGCATTTGGCTCATGATGTCTTGGCAATTCCTATATCCACAGCTACTTCGAAATCTGCTTTTAACACTGGTCGATGTGAGCTTGATGCATACAGGGGTTCTTTAACTTCTAAGGTGGTGCAATCCCTTGTTTGTGCTCGCGATTGGCTACGAAGACCATCACATCTAAATCCAACTTACTTCGAGGAAGAAATGGAGGAGATTGACAAACTGGACTTAG aattttcaaaaattgaatTGGAATCGGCATTGGATTAG
- the LOC18593569 gene encoding zinc finger BED domain-containing protein RICESLEEPER 3 isoform X2, with translation MLGVMYAEEEAEVMTKEVKEAVFELLYDYKRMMELSQSKQVSDRSQMSQKTQAFGDTNLLQKKKRGLSSDFKKYRESRCTEQKTDLDKYLSQELVDDEDDDDDEFNILDWWKSNSRKFPVLSHLAHDVLAIPISTATSKSAFNTGRCELDAYRGSLTSKVVQSLVCARDWLRRPSHLNPTYFEEEMEEIDKLDLEFSKIELESALD, from the exons ATGTTAGGAG TGATGTATGCAGAAGAGGAAGCTGAAGTGATGACCAAAGAAGTCAAGGAAGCAGTCTTTGAGTTATTATATGATTACAAGAGAATGATGGAACTCTCGCAATCTAAGCAAGTGAGTGATAGAAGCCAAATGAGCCAAAAAacacaagcctttggtgacaCTAACCTActtcagaaaaagaaaaggggttTGAGCTCAGATTTCAAAAAGTATAGGGAAAGTCGATGCACGGAACAAAAAACGGACCTGGATAAGTATTTGAGTCAAGAGCTTgttgatgatgaagatgatgatgatgatgaattcaatATTCTGGATTGGTGGAAATCAAATAGTCGTAAATTTCCCGTCCTTTCGCATTTGGCTCATGATGTCTTGGCAATTCCTATATCCACAGCTACTTCGAAATCTGCTTTTAACACTGGTCGATGTGAGCTTGATGCATACAGGGGTTCTTTAACTTCTAAGGTGGTGCAATCCCTTGTTTGTGCTCGCGATTGGCTACGAAGACCATCACATCTAAATCCAACTTACTTCGAGGAAGAAATGGAGGAGATTGACAAACTGGACTTAG aattttcaaaaattgaatTGGAATCGGCATTGGATTAG